A genomic region of Candidatus Rokuibacteriota bacterium contains the following coding sequences:
- a CDS encoding fumarylacetoacetate hydrolase family protein, protein MVPARRRARPAGGPPVAFETRPPVCSRRDGPPRHHAESGRGDLSCRIFRHGTLAFEGRVNTREMKRRCDELVGWLCRHNPVPPGTVLSTGTGILVPDEHALDEGDIVEIDLERVGRLRNPVRRLR, encoded by the coding sequence GTGGTCCCGGCGCGCCGGCGGGCTCGCCCCGCCGGGGGGCCGCCGGTTGCGTTCGAGACACGACCCCCCGTATGCTCCCGTCGAGACGGGCCGCCACGTCACCACGCCGAGTCGGGGAGAGGGGACCTCAGCTGCCGGATCTTCCGCCACGGGACCCTCGCCTTCGAGGGACGCGTCAACACGCGGGAGATGAAGCGGCGCTGCGACGAGCTCGTTGGCTGGCTCTGCCGCCACAACCCCGTGCCGCCGGGAACGGTGCTCTCGACGGGCACGGGCATCCTGGTCCCCGACGAGCACGCGCTCGACGAGGGCGACATCGTCGAGATCGATCTCGAGAGGGTCGGCAGGCTCAGGAATCCGGTGCGGCGACTCCGCTAG
- a CDS encoding ABC transporter substrate-binding protein, with protein MKRLGVRSLGVALACSVIGLGWTVPSLAAPQGKIVIAQGVDPTTLDPQWHEETPAYNVLLNIYDTLLFRDKDNKIIPWLATSWKLVAPTTWEFKLRQGVRFHNGEEFDAEAVKFSMDRLRDPKLGNRQAGNFRLVSAVQVVDKFTVRIVTSKPFPTLENQLALRGAVMAPKHFAGKDKTFADRNPVGTGPYKFVRWAKDDQLVLEANERWWGGAPKVKTIVYRPIPEHAVRVAALQAGEVDIAVNIPPHLVPIIDKHPKLYISKAPSVRTIFIPIYTYQFDTANKPAGPVEGPTKDKRVRQAIIAAVNPDEIIKTVLEGQAIRTATPLTSKHFGFDKSLAPVKQDPDRVKKLLAEAGFPNGIDLTLNSPDGRYLKDKEVAEAVGGQLTKSGIRARVRTFEWTTYLNQMVYIHKANPMYLIGWGNTTWDADGTLTPLFRSGNPLANHHNTDFDGMMDEAQTTVDPKRRQEIYARAQRLMLDDGAVLPLYQQMDLYGVSRRVGFQALSSEQIVGVWLSLKDAR; from the coding sequence ATGAAGCGACTCGGTGTGCGCTCGCTCGGCGTAGCCCTGGCGTGCTCGGTGATCGGGCTCGGGTGGACGGTGCCCTCGCTGGCCGCGCCCCAGGGCAAGATCGTCATTGCCCAGGGCGTGGACCCGACGACGCTCGACCCGCAGTGGCACGAGGAGACGCCCGCCTACAACGTGCTGCTGAACATCTATGACACGCTGCTCTTCCGGGACAAGGACAACAAGATCATCCCGTGGCTGGCTACCTCGTGGAAGCTCGTTGCCCCCACCACCTGGGAGTTCAAGCTGCGCCAGGGGGTCCGCTTCCACAACGGCGAGGAGTTCGACGCCGAGGCGGTCAAGTTCAGCATGGACCGCCTGCGCGATCCCAAGCTCGGCAACCGGCAGGCCGGCAACTTCCGCCTGGTGAGCGCCGTGCAGGTGGTGGACAAGTTCACGGTGCGGATCGTCACCAGCAAGCCGTTCCCGACGCTGGAGAACCAGCTGGCGCTGCGCGGCGCCGTCATGGCGCCGAAGCACTTCGCGGGCAAGGACAAGACCTTCGCCGACCGGAACCCGGTGGGCACGGGGCCCTACAAGTTCGTCCGCTGGGCGAAGGACGACCAGCTCGTGCTCGAGGCCAACGAGCGGTGGTGGGGCGGCGCCCCGAAAGTCAAGACCATCGTCTACCGGCCGATCCCCGAGCACGCCGTGCGTGTGGCCGCGCTCCAGGCCGGCGAGGTGGACATCGCCGTCAACATCCCGCCGCACCTCGTGCCGATCATCGACAAGCACCCCAAGCTCTACATCTCCAAGGCGCCCAGCGTGCGGACCATCTTCATCCCCATCTACACCTACCAGTTCGACACCGCCAACAAGCCGGCGGGGCCGGTGGAGGGGCCCACCAAGGACAAGCGGGTGCGCCAGGCAATCATCGCCGCCGTGAACCCCGACGAGATCATCAAGACGGTCCTCGAGGGGCAGGCCATCCGCACGGCCACGCCGCTCACCAGCAAGCACTTCGGCTTCGACAAGTCGCTGGCGCCGGTCAAGCAGGACCCCGACCGCGTCAAGAAGCTCCTCGCCGAGGCCGGCTTCCCCAACGGGATCGACCTGACGCTGAATTCCCCCGATGGGCGCTATCTCAAGGACAAGGAGGTGGCGGAGGCCGTGGGGGGGCAGCTGACCAAGTCCGGCATCCGCGCCCGCGTGCGCACCTTCGAGTGGACCACCTACCTGAACCAGATGGTCTACATCCACAAGGCCAACCCCATGTACCTCATCGGCTGGGGAAACACCACCTGGGACGCCGACGGCACGCTCACCCCGCTGTTCCGGTCGGGCAACCCGCTGGCGAACCATCACAACACCGACTTCGACGGGATGATGGACGAGGCGCAGACCACGGTGGATCCGAAGCGGCGCCAGGAGATCTACGCCAGGGCGCAGCGGCTCATGCTGGACGACGGCGCGGTGCTGCCGCTGTACCAGCAGATGGACCTCTACGGGGTGAGCAGGCGCGTGGGCTTCCAGGCGCTGTCCTCCGAGCAGATCGTCGGCGTCTGGCTGTCGCTGAAGGACGCCAGGTAG
- a CDS encoding ABC transporter permease gives MLATRLARRRTALFGFVVVAIVALTAALAPVMAPFDPLAQDIGQRLREPGWQDAQGRTHPLGTDHLGRDILARIIHGSRIALLVGLAAVLISGLLGMVIGLVSGYFGGRVDDLFMRLADIQLAFPFILLAIAVIGVLGPSLQNIIIVIGVSSWVVYARVVRGEVLSIREREFVQAAIALGSRDGRILVRHVLPNAFTPWLVVATLDMARVIVIESALSFLGLGVQPPTPTWGGMLADGRVYLSTAWWLATFPGLAILVTVLGINLFGDGLRDTLDPRLKV, from the coding sequence ATGCTGGCGACCCGCCTGGCCCGGCGGCGCACCGCGCTCTTCGGCTTCGTGGTGGTGGCGATCGTGGCGCTGACGGCCGCGCTCGCCCCGGTGATGGCCCCCTTCGATCCGCTGGCGCAGGACATCGGGCAGCGGCTCCGGGAGCCCGGCTGGCAGGATGCGCAGGGGCGCACCCACCCGCTCGGCACCGATCACCTCGGGCGCGACATCCTGGCGCGGATCATCCACGGCTCGCGCATCGCCCTCCTGGTCGGGCTGGCGGCCGTCCTCATCTCGGGGCTGCTGGGAATGGTCATCGGGCTGGTCTCGGGCTACTTCGGGGGGCGCGTGGACGACCTGTTCATGCGGCTGGCGGACATCCAGCTGGCCTTCCCGTTCATCCTCCTCGCCATCGCCGTGATCGGCGTGCTGGGCCCGAGCCTCCAGAACATCATCATCGTCATCGGCGTCTCCTCGTGGGTGGTCTATGCGCGCGTCGTGCGGGGCGAGGTGCTCTCGATCCGGGAGCGCGAGTTCGTCCAGGCCGCGATCGCGCTGGGCAGCCGCGACGGGCGCATTCTCGTCCGCCACGTGCTGCCCAACGCCTTCACTCCCTGGCTCGTCGTGGCGACACTGGACATGGCCCGGGTCATCGTGATCGAATCGGCCCTGTCCTTCCTCGGGCTCGGCGTCCAGCCGCCGACGCCGACGTGGGGCGGCATGCTCGCGGACGGGCGTGTCTACCTCTCGACGGCCTGGTGGCTCGCGACGTTCCCGGGCCTGGCCATCCTAGTGACCGTGCTCGGCATCAACCTCTTCGGTGACGGGCTCCGGGACACGCTCGACCCGAGGCTGAAGGTCTGA